In a single window of the Megalobrama amblycephala isolate DHTTF-2021 linkage group LG3, ASM1881202v1, whole genome shotgun sequence genome:
- the zgc:92594 gene encoding E3 ubiquitin-protein ligase TRIM8 isoform X2, protein MATSAGDSSILEEELTCPVCLELYRDPHLLPCGHNFCLPCLRRLKSRSDHGRLRCPECRQSHRSSANWQKNFKLANIADGFRRRGQSERSAQSRSNPSHRPAEVRCDYCPGDGSEDGKGPMAVKTCLKCEVSMCPKHVQPHLELPAFREHPLVEPLNDMRKRKCLEHDEMFRYYCMDERLFLCNACTIEGTHNGHCIKTLKNTMKDFKVYLDIQMHKTNRKILKAEKNRLEQKEIERHNKAYRDDTDQHLDAFRETSIVHLDAFLSSLRECVSTYDSEQCSGIQQNLSRIAQDQTRLQEVHSGFERLLHESDAFQFIKQPKCRTPICIVECEEEKKKSPFKLLMRAERSSFGSLNTTYI, encoded by the exons ATGGCGACATCTGCTGGAGACAGCAGCATTTTAGAGGAAGAACTAACATGTCCAGTGTGTCTGGAGCTTTACCGTGATCCCCACCTGCTGCCCTGCGGTCATAACTTCTGTCTGCCATGCCTGCGGAGACTCAAGAGCCGCTCCGATCACGGCCGCTTGCGATGTCCAGAGTGCCGACAAAGTCACCGCAGCTCCGCCAACTGGCAGAAGAACTTCAAGCTGGCCAACATTGCTGATGGTTTCCGCCGTCGTGGCCAATCAGAGCGCTCCGCCCAGAGCCGGAGCAACCCATCTCACAGACCTGCTGAGGTACGCTGTGATTACTGTCCAGGGGATGGCAGTGAAGATGGAAAAGGTCCCATGGCAGTTAAAACCTGCCTGAAGTGTGAAGTGTCCATGTGCCCAAAGCATGTTCAGCCTCATTTGGAGCTCCCGGCTTTCCGAGAGCACCCGCTGGTGGAGCCACTCAATGACATGAGGAAGAGGAAGTGTTTGGAACATGATGAGATGTTCCGGTACTACTGCATGGATGAGCGGTTGTTCCTCTGTAATGCCTGCACCATAGAGGGAACGCACAATGGACATTGCATCAAAACGCTGAAGAACACCATGAAAGATTTTAAG GTTTATCTTGACATTCAGATGCACAAGACGAACAGAAAGATCCTAAAGGCAGAAAAAAATCGACTGGAACAAAAAGAGATTGAACGGCATAACAAG GCCTACCGGGATGACACAGACCAACACCTAGATGCTTTCCGAGAGACTTCTATTGTACATCTGGATGCTTTTTTATCTTCGCTGCGTGAATGTGTCAGCACCTATGATAGTGAGCAGTGTTCTGGAATCCAGCAGAACCTTAGTCGAATAGCACAAGATCAAACTCGTCTACAAGAGGTTCACTCAGGCTTTGAGAGGCTTCTACACGAGAGTGACGCTTTCCAGTTCATTAAG CAGCCCAAGTGCAGGACTCCGATTTGCATAGTAGAatgtgaagaagaaaaaaaaaaatctcctttTAAGTTACTCATGAGAGCTGAGCGTTCCTCGTTTGGCAGTTTGAACACAACCTACATTTGA
- the zgc:92594 gene encoding E3 ubiquitin/ISG15 ligase TRIM25 isoform X1 — MATSAGDSSILEEELTCPVCLELYRDPHLLPCGHNFCLPCLRRLKSRSDHGRLRCPECRQSHRSSANWQKNFKLANIADGFRRRGQSERSAQSRSNPSHRPAEVRCDYCPGDGSEDGKGPMAVKTCLKCEVSMCPKHVQPHLELPAFREHPLVEPLNDMRKRKCLEHDEMFRYYCMDERLFLCNACTIEGTHNGHCIKTLKNTMKDFKVYLDIQMHKTNRKILKAEKNRLEQKEIERHNKAYRDDTDQHLDAFRETSIVHLDAFLSSLRECVSTYDSEQCSGIQQNLSRIAQDQTRLQEVHSGFERLLHESDAFQFIKDYNSSMKRYQKQLRKPLFFPDEPTVDTEPLYETMEGKMGEFIAELRQHTSTLISTLCEFEGGDGEEEVVDDDDDDEESFDDDDDDDENESDAEGEEEMRSEEEEEQHLTESGDEEYTPEEEEDDEED, encoded by the exons ATGGCGACATCTGCTGGAGACAGCAGCATTTTAGAGGAAGAACTAACATGTCCAGTGTGTCTGGAGCTTTACCGTGATCCCCACCTGCTGCCCTGCGGTCATAACTTCTGTCTGCCATGCCTGCGGAGACTCAAGAGCCGCTCCGATCACGGCCGCTTGCGATGTCCAGAGTGCCGACAAAGTCACCGCAGCTCCGCCAACTGGCAGAAGAACTTCAAGCTGGCCAACATTGCTGATGGTTTCCGCCGTCGTGGCCAATCAGAGCGCTCCGCCCAGAGCCGGAGCAACCCATCTCACAGACCTGCTGAGGTACGCTGTGATTACTGTCCAGGGGATGGCAGTGAAGATGGAAAAGGTCCCATGGCAGTTAAAACCTGCCTGAAGTGTGAAGTGTCCATGTGCCCAAAGCATGTTCAGCCTCATTTGGAGCTCCCGGCTTTCCGAGAGCACCCGCTGGTGGAGCCACTCAATGACATGAGGAAGAGGAAGTGTTTGGAACATGATGAGATGTTCCGGTACTACTGCATGGATGAGCGGTTGTTCCTCTGTAATGCCTGCACCATAGAGGGAACGCACAATGGACATTGCATCAAAACGCTGAAGAACACCATGAAAGATTTTAAG GTTTATCTTGACATTCAGATGCACAAGACGAACAGAAAGATCCTAAAGGCAGAAAAAAATCGACTGGAACAAAAAGAGATTGAACGGCATAACAAG GCCTACCGGGATGACACAGACCAACACCTAGATGCTTTCCGAGAGACTTCTATTGTACATCTGGATGCTTTTTTATCTTCGCTGCGTGAATGTGTCAGCACCTATGATAGTGAGCAGTGTTCTGGAATCCAGCAGAACCTTAGTCGAATAGCACAAGATCAAACTCGTCTACAAGAGGTTCACTCAGGCTTTGAGAGGCTTCTACACGAGAGTGACGCTTTCCAGTTCATTAAG GATTACAATTCATCTATGAAAAG gtacCAGAAACAGTTAAGAAAACCTCTGTTTTTCCCTGACGAGCCCACGGTCGACACTGAGCCTCTGTATGAAACTATGGAAGGGAAGATGGGGGAGTTCATTGCTGAATTGCGTCAGCACACCAGCACACTCATCAGCACACTCT GTGAATTTGAAGGGGGAGATGGTGAGGAGGAGGTggtggatgatgatgatgatgatgaagaaagttttgatgatgacgatgatgatgatgaaaatgaaaGTGACGCAGAGGGTGAGGAGGAGATGAGGagtgaggaggaagaggagcagcACCTCACTGAGTCTGGAGATGAAGAATATACCCCAGAGGAGGAAGAAGATGATGAAGAGGACTAG